A genomic stretch from Bordetella sp. N includes:
- a CDS encoding sigma-70 family RNA polymerase sigma factor, with protein sequence MESAHPTPTPDALPGAGPAAVASLYREHHGWLLGLLRRKLHGHHADALDLVQDTFERLLRQPRWICPDRPRGYLTAIATRLLIDRHRRRELEQAYLQSLALQPEATAPAPEAVLQVIEQLSHVCRILDRMPTRMNRAFLLARIDGLPYTDIARELKVSVNVVQKDLVQAWQRLYLAFDDAIDG encoded by the coding sequence TTGGAATCCGCCCATCCCACCCCCACCCCCGACGCCCTCCCCGGCGCCGGCCCCGCGGCCGTGGCGTCTCTGTACCGGGAACACCATGGCTGGCTCCTCGGCCTGCTGCGACGCAAACTGCATGGCCATCACGCCGACGCGCTTGACCTGGTGCAGGACACCTTCGAGCGCCTGCTGCGCCAGCCCCGCTGGATCTGCCCGGACCGCCCGCGCGGCTATTTGACGGCCATCGCCACCCGCCTGCTGATCGATCGCCATCGCCGCCGCGAACTGGAACAGGCCTATCTGCAAAGCCTGGCCCTGCAGCCGGAAGCCACCGCCCCCGCGCCTGAAGCCGTGCTGCAGGTGATCGAACAGCTGAGCCACGTGTGCCGCATTCTCGACCGCATGCCCACGCGGATGAACCGCGCCTTCCTGCTCGCGCGCATCGATGGCCTGCCCTACACGGACATCGCCCGCGAACTGAAGGTCAGCGTGAACGTGGTGCAGAAGGATCTGGTCCAGGCCTGGCAGCGGCTATATCTCGCTTTCGACGATGCCATCGATGGCTAA
- a CDS encoding DUF4880 domain-containing protein, producing the protein MTAASNSSLKSGPNSSPNASPGSRRVIAEAAEWLVRLQAGVDTDTRAAWQRWHDAAPEHAAVWQRYTELQQRVPGLMHGAGSRESGNGDIVAAQALKAVASRRGRRQALKLLCGGAVAATTGSVAWRYAGDQGWLAQTRTAVGEQRTLTLADGTRLMLNTRSAIDIQENRRPGADAARIEVMLHAGEMLVDNRQGGDGAGLRLRTRHGYVDPYSARLLLRQLPECSPPETLAAVQEGSALLVAGGHTDATLQAGEARRFDTGGFQPVQAWRERDLAWTQGVLIADDMRLDDLLRHLARYRHGFLDCDDAVAARRVTGTFRIHDTDRVLEALAHHLGLRLRYRTRYWAMLEA; encoded by the coding sequence ATGACCGCAGCAAGCAATTCGAGCCTCAAAAGCGGCCCAAACTCGAGCCCCAACGCCAGCCCCGGCAGCCGCCGCGTCATCGCCGAAGCCGCCGAATGGCTGGTGCGCCTGCAGGCGGGCGTCGACACGGACACCCGCGCCGCCTGGCAGCGCTGGCATGACGCCGCGCCGGAGCACGCCGCGGTATGGCAACGCTACACGGAGCTGCAGCAACGGGTCCCCGGCCTGATGCACGGCGCTGGCTCACGGGAAAGCGGCAATGGCGACATCGTCGCCGCCCAGGCCTTGAAAGCCGTCGCCAGCCGGCGCGGACGCCGCCAGGCGCTCAAGCTGCTGTGCGGCGGCGCCGTGGCCGCGACCACGGGCAGCGTGGCATGGCGTTATGCCGGCGACCAGGGCTGGCTGGCGCAGACGCGCACGGCAGTGGGCGAGCAACGCACCCTGACCCTGGCCGATGGCACGCGCCTGATGCTGAACACCCGCAGCGCCATCGACATTCAAGAGAACCGCCGCCCGGGCGCCGATGCCGCCCGCATCGAGGTCATGCTGCATGCCGGCGAGATGCTCGTCGACAACCGCCAAGGCGGCGACGGCGCGGGTCTGCGCCTGCGCACGCGGCACGGCTACGTCGATCCCTACAGCGCCCGCCTGCTGCTGCGCCAGTTGCCGGAATGTTCCCCGCCCGAAACCCTGGCCGCCGTGCAGGAAGGCAGCGCGCTGCTGGTGGCCGGCGGCCATACCGATGCCACCCTGCAGGCCGGCGAAGCGCGCCGCTTCGACACCGGTGGGTTCCAGCCGGTGCAGGCGTGGCGCGAACGCGACCTGGCCTGGACCCAGGGCGTGCTGATCGCCGACGACATGCGGCTGGACGATCTGCTGCGGCATCTGGCGCGTTACCGCCATGGCTTCCTGGATTGCGACGACGCCGTGGCGGCACGCCGCGTCACGGGCACCTTCCGCATCCACGATACGGACCGGGTGCTGGAAGCGCTGGCCCATCACCTGGGTCTGCGGCTGCGCTATCGGACGCGCTACTGGGCCATGTTGGAAGCCTAG
- a CDS encoding LemA family protein, translating into MSAAMWTIIAVVIVVVVLLYIVVTYNALVRLRNMTREAWSGISVQLRRRTDLIPNLVETVKAYATHEKSVFEDIATHRATSIAAGTVPDQARAERALGSALGRLMAVAEAYPDLKADANFRNLQDNLSGIEDQLQMARRYYNGAAREQNIRVESFPANLVAQSFGFKQEPYFELENPADAAVPHVSF; encoded by the coding sequence ATGTCCGCCGCCATGTGGACCATCATCGCTGTCGTCATCGTAGTGGTCGTGCTGCTTTACATCGTCGTCACGTATAACGCGCTGGTGCGTCTGCGCAATATGACCCGCGAGGCCTGGAGCGGCATCTCGGTGCAACTGCGCCGCCGCACGGACCTGATTCCCAACCTGGTGGAAACGGTCAAGGCCTACGCCACGCACGAAAAAAGCGTGTTCGAGGATATCGCCACGCACCGTGCCACCAGCATTGCCGCCGGCACCGTGCCGGACCAGGCCCGCGCCGAACGGGCGCTGGGCTCCGCGCTGGGACGCCTGATGGCGGTGGCCGAGGCCTATCCCGACCTGAAAGCGGACGCGAATTTCCGCAATCTGCAGGACAACCTCAGCGGTATCGAGGATCAGTTGCAGATGGCGCGCCGTTACTACAACGGCGCCGCGCGCGAACAGAACATCCGCGTCGAATCCTTCCCCGCCAATCTGGTGGCGCAAAGCTTCGGCTTCAAGCAGGAACCCTACTTCGAACTGGAAAATCCGGCCGACGCCGCGGTGCCTCATGTCTCATTCTGA
- a CDS encoding TonB-dependent siderophore receptor, giving the protein MFSNPVTRWPAARQRPLAAALTLALSGVIGMPAALLATDAAAQTAVQNEQPGQAANTAGAGASAGAQAVRIQMPALPLREALLRFGQQAGVTIIAAPELTENRQASAVDGQYAVEEGLARLLAGSGLRARHNPNGEGYRLEPLPPSAGSVSTLPSVAVSGDGMRDIGTLSLDSQTATKTNTSILETPQSISVVNREMMDMLGATNTADALRYSAGVNIGGYGVDSRVDEISVRGFRTGSFANNNYLDGLRPPGSSSGATASATQFDGYGLERVEVLRGPSSVLYGQIAPGGLINSVSKHPTDYARGEVGVSTDNNGLARFNGDVSGPLDKEGKWLYRVVGTAYHSNTQVDHVDVNRVMIAPSLTWRPSWQTTVTLLASYQQDRGGSTYQFLPAHGTYYSTQYGHFGSNRFLGEPGFNRYDRTQSSIGYEFSHAFNDSVKFNQKLRYMRVDTDNRGVNRSGDLQADGRTLLRTASANEIRSEGFTVDNNVQYDFDLGPVRNTLLTGADYRTQTIRVASASGKASSLDVFNPVYGSPVTLGSMTPSRRADSNQTGVYMQDQLRWDRWTATFGMRHDWSEDNSLVRSTGVKTGYNDDANTWRAGLVYLFDSGFAPYVSYATSFEPNNGVGYAGTPFKPTEGKQVEAGLKFQAPGSRSMVTLSAYEIRQQNITTPDPDPTHLCDGSQCSVQTGEARVRGLELEGNLALTDRLTLIASGTLMNSEVTKSNSTDKGNQLPRVPKRTVNLWLDYRLPNSIAPGLSIGAGVRHTSGLFGDTANQYHMAAVNLWDAAIRYDLGEVSPSLKGLRFSLNATNLADKEYLASCSGVASCYYGARRSVTANLNYAW; this is encoded by the coding sequence ATGTTCTCCAATCCCGTTACCCGCTGGCCCGCCGCGCGCCAGCGTCCTCTTGCTGCTGCTCTGACGCTGGCCCTCAGCGGTGTCATCGGCATGCCGGCCGCCTTGCTGGCCACTGATGCCGCCGCCCAGACCGCGGTGCAAAACGAGCAGCCTGGCCAGGCCGCCAATACGGCCGGGGCAGGGGCCAGTGCCGGTGCCCAGGCTGTGCGCATCCAGATGCCCGCCTTGCCCTTGCGGGAAGCGCTGCTGCGCTTTGGCCAGCAAGCCGGCGTCACGATCATCGCGGCGCCGGAACTGACCGAGAACCGCCAGGCCTCCGCGGTGGATGGGCAATACGCGGTCGAAGAAGGTCTGGCCCGCCTGCTCGCCGGCAGCGGCCTGCGCGCGCGTCACAATCCCAACGGCGAAGGCTATCGCCTGGAACCCCTGCCGCCCTCGGCCGGCAGCGTGTCCACCCTGCCCTCGGTGGCCGTGTCGGGCGACGGCATGCGCGATATCGGCACCTTGTCCCTGGACAGCCAGACCGCCACCAAGACCAACACGTCCATCCTGGAAACGCCACAATCGATCTCGGTGGTGAACCGCGAGATGATGGACATGCTGGGCGCCACCAACACCGCCGACGCCCTGCGCTACAGCGCGGGCGTGAACATCGGCGGGTACGGCGTCGACAGCCGCGTCGATGAAATCTCCGTGCGCGGTTTCCGCACCGGCAGCTTCGCCAACAACAACTATCTGGACGGCCTGCGCCCGCCGGGCAGCAGCAGCGGCGCCACCGCGTCGGCCACCCAGTTCGACGGCTATGGCCTGGAGCGGGTCGAAGTGCTGCGGGGGCCGTCGTCCGTGCTGTACGGACAGATCGCGCCGGGCGGCCTGATCAACTCGGTCAGCAAGCACCCCACCGATTACGCGCGCGGCGAAGTCGGCGTGTCCACCGACAACAACGGCCTGGCGCGCTTCAACGGCGACGTCAGCGGTCCGCTGGATAAGGAAGGCAAATGGCTGTATCGCGTGGTGGGCACGGCTTATCACAGCAATACGCAGGTCGACCACGTCGACGTCAACCGGGTGATGATCGCTCCCAGCCTGACGTGGCGCCCGTCATGGCAGACCACCGTGACCCTGCTGGCCAGCTACCAGCAGGATCGTGGCGGCAGCACCTATCAATTCCTGCCCGCGCATGGCACGTACTACAGCACCCAGTACGGTCATTTCGGCTCCAACCGTTTCCTGGGCGAGCCCGGCTTCAATCGCTATGACCGCACCCAGTCGTCGATCGGCTACGAGTTCAGCCACGCCTTCAACGACAGCGTGAAGTTCAACCAGAAACTGCGCTATATGCGGGTCGACACCGACAATCGCGGCGTGAACCGCTCGGGCGACCTGCAGGCGGACGGCCGCACCTTGCTGCGCACGGCGTCTGCCAACGAGATCCGCTCCGAAGGCTTCACGGTCGACAACAACGTCCAGTACGACTTCGACCTGGGCCCGGTGCGCAACACGTTGCTGACGGGCGCGGACTATCGGACGCAGACCATCCGCGTGGCGTCGGCCAGCGGCAAGGCCAGCTCGCTGGACGTATTCAATCCCGTCTACGGCAGCCCGGTGACCCTGGGCAGCATGACGCCGTCGCGCCGCGCCGACAGCAACCAGACCGGCGTGTACATGCAGGATCAATTGCGCTGGGACCGGTGGACCGCCACCTTCGGCATGCGCCACGACTGGTCGGAGGACAACTCGCTGGTGCGCAGCACGGGGGTCAAGACCGGCTATAACGACGACGCCAACACGTGGCGCGCGGGCCTGGTCTATCTGTTCGACAGCGGTTTCGCGCCCTATGTCAGCTATGCGACGTCCTTCGAGCCCAACAACGGGGTCGGCTATGCCGGCACGCCGTTCAAGCCCACCGAAGGCAAGCAGGTCGAGGCCGGCCTCAAGTTCCAGGCGCCCGGCAGCCGCAGCATGGTGACCTTGTCGGCTTATGAGATCCGCCAGCAGAACATCACCACGCCGGATCCCGATCCCACCCATCTGTGCGATGGCAGCCAGTGCAGCGTGCAGACCGGTGAAGCGCGCGTTCGCGGGCTGGAGCTGGAAGGCAATCTGGCGTTGACGGACCGGTTGACGTTGATCGCGTCGGGCACCTTGATGAACAGCGAAGTCACCAAGAGCAACAGCACGGACAAGGGCAACCAGTTGCCGCGCGTGCCCAAGCGCACGGTCAATCTGTGGCTGGACTATCGCCTGCCCAATTCGATCGCGCCTGGACTGAGCATCGGTGCGGGGGTGCGTCACACCAGCGGCTTGTTTGGCGACACGGCCAACCAATATCACATGGCCGCGGTGAACTTGTGGGATGCGGCGATTCGCTACGACCTGGGCGAAGTGAGCCCGTCGCTGAAGGGCCTGCGCTTTTCCTTGAACGCCACCAATCTGGCGGACAAGGAATATCTGGCGAGTTGCTCGGGGGTGGCGAGCTGCTACTACGGCGCGCGCCGGTCCGTGACGGCGAATTTGAATTACGCCTGGTAG
- a CDS encoding DUF2207 domain-containing protein: MSHSDAPRGARRLRFTRHARSLTTPAAVETPRRRRLLPWLERRETPVDNSRSSGRPDAQHDSARRSTPIFIRTVLGILATVVATVMAALLLSTPASAQLSSQTGDLVTRQYTGELIGVFDSTIDVQRDGDLLVTERLLVNAQGQQIRRGILRDFPTLYRAKDGLRVEVGFEVLDVKRDNRPEPYELEKLSNGVRIRIGSADRMLAPGAHIFEIRYRTTRQLGFYADHDELYWNVTGTGWTLPIVSAIARVHLPDNAAILRTNFYTGPQGATDKNARVVESKPGSVTFENTRPLGREEGLTIAVSWPKGIVQPPPLWLGVYYQLRDNLALLVAVVGFVLMVAYYVVAYARTRRKSRPNIVPLYEPPDGISAPGVRYLARKGNDSKAFVIGIIELISLRALRIERDESRRGSNKETRFFLLDPDEEGKRGLERSTLLRTMLHKMFGETRTFYRSQAGSTRLRDAKVTLESSLNSLYSPYIAENNKRARRGVWWWLLYIVVCIAALADQGGGVGGTIMSLPFLAVGMVTLIAVYASFLNSGFRWSVLIGFIIFGLPFLLGGIGVLVVENINTPLRALSVALPALLLPVVVRAFRFLRGYTEEGHEIMDSLNGFKQYLTLAEQPRLEALGTVDEKLRVYERYLPYAMALDVGDKWAAAFAGLSATVAGLAAVQAMQGMYGGYDFYDNNPDRALSAISGDVAPRPVVVSSSSGSPGSSSSWSGSDSSSSGGSSDSGSSGDGGGGGGGSGW, translated from the coding sequence ATGTCTCATTCTGATGCTCCCCGCGGCGCGCGCCGCCTGCGTTTCACCCGCCACGCCCGCTCCCTGACCACGCCCGCCGCCGTGGAGACCCCACGCCGGCGCCGCCTGCTGCCCTGGCTGGAGCGGCGCGAAACCCCGGTGGACAACTCCCGCTCATCGGGTCGGCCCGACGCGCAACACGACAGCGCGCGCCGCAGCACGCCCATCTTCATCCGCACGGTGCTCGGCATACTCGCCACGGTGGTCGCCACCGTCATGGCCGCGCTGCTGCTGTCCACGCCCGCGTCCGCCCAGTTGTCCAGCCAGACTGGAGACCTGGTCACGCGCCAGTACACCGGCGAACTCATAGGCGTGTTCGACTCGACCATAGACGTGCAGCGCGACGGCGACCTGCTGGTGACCGAACGACTGCTGGTGAACGCGCAGGGCCAACAGATCAGGCGCGGCATCCTGCGCGACTTCCCCACGCTGTACCGGGCCAAGGATGGCCTGCGCGTGGAAGTGGGCTTCGAGGTCCTGGACGTCAAGCGCGACAACCGGCCCGAACCCTATGAGCTGGAGAAGCTGTCCAACGGCGTGCGTATCCGCATCGGCAGCGCTGACCGCATGCTGGCGCCGGGCGCCCACATCTTCGAGATCCGCTACCGCACCACCCGCCAGCTGGGCTTCTACGCCGACCACGACGAACTGTATTGGAACGTCACCGGGACGGGCTGGACCCTGCCTATCGTCAGCGCGATCGCCCGCGTGCATCTGCCGGACAATGCCGCCATCCTGCGCACCAACTTCTACACGGGTCCGCAGGGCGCGACCGACAAGAACGCGCGCGTGGTGGAAAGCAAGCCGGGTTCCGTCACCTTCGAGAACACCCGGCCGCTGGGCCGGGAAGAAGGACTGACCATCGCGGTGTCCTGGCCCAAGGGCATCGTGCAGCCTCCTCCGCTCTGGCTCGGCGTGTATTACCAGTTGCGCGACAACCTGGCGCTGCTGGTGGCCGTGGTCGGCTTCGTGCTCATGGTGGCCTACTACGTCGTGGCCTATGCCCGCACGCGCCGCAAGAGCCGGCCCAATATCGTGCCGCTGTATGAGCCGCCCGATGGCATCTCCGCACCCGGAGTGCGTTACCTGGCGCGCAAGGGCAATGACAGCAAGGCCTTCGTGATCGGCATCATCGAGTTGATCTCCCTGCGCGCCTTGCGCATCGAGCGCGACGAAAGCAGGCGCGGCTCGAACAAGGAGACGCGCTTCTTCCTGCTCGACCCCGATGAAGAAGGCAAGCGCGGCCTGGAACGCAGCACCTTGCTGCGCACGATGCTGCACAAGATGTTCGGCGAAACCAGGACTTTTTACCGCAGCCAGGCCGGCTCCACCCGCCTGCGCGATGCCAAGGTGACGCTTGAGAGTTCGCTGAACAGCCTCTATTCCCCCTACATCGCCGAAAACAACAAGCGCGCGCGGCGGGGCGTGTGGTGGTGGCTGCTTTACATCGTGGTGTGCATCGCGGCGCTGGCCGACCAAGGGGGCGGGGTCGGCGGCACCATCATGTCGCTGCCCTTCCTGGCGGTGGGCATGGTCACCCTGATCGCGGTGTACGCCAGTTTCCTCAACTCGGGCTTCCGTTGGTCGGTGCTGATCGGCTTCATCATATTCGGCCTGCCTTTTCTGTTGGGCGGCATCGGTGTGCTGGTGGTCGAGAACATAAACACGCCCTTGCGCGCCCTGTCCGTGGCCTTGCCGGCCTTGCTGCTGCCCGTGGTGGTGCGCGCCTTCCGCTTCCTGCGCGGCTACACCGAGGAAGGGCACGAGATCATGGACAGCCTCAACGGCTTCAAGCAGTACCTGACCCTGGCCGAACAGCCGCGTCTGGAAGCGCTGGGCACCGTCGACGAGAAGCTGCGCGTGTACGAGCGCTACCTGCCCTATGCCATGGCGCTGGATGTCGGCGACAAATGGGCGGCGGCCTTCGCGGGCCTGTCCGCCACGGTGGCCGGCCTGGCGGCGGTGCAGGCCATGCAAGGCATGTACGGCGGCTATGACTTCTACGACAACAACCCGGACCGTGCCTTGAGTGCCATCAGCGGCGACGTGGCGCCGCGGCCGGTGGTGGTGTCGTCGTCGAGCGGCTCGCCGGGTTCCAGCAGCAGCTGGTCGGGCAGCGACTCGTCGTCCAGCGGGGGATCGTCCGACAGCGGTTCGTCTGGGGACGGCGGTGGGGGTGGCGGCGGGTCGGGGTGGTGA
- a CDS encoding PhzF family phenazine biosynthesis protein → MLRRYVTIDVFTDRLFAGNPVAVVLDAQGLSTRQMQALAVEFGYTETTFVLPPADPAHTAQVRIFTPDREIPFAGHPNLGTAYALADDMTARGIPVPDVFTFEEIAGKVNIELWRQDGRVVGAELRAPETLSCRAQIRAAQAAACLSLKESDIRIDSHAPRVVSVGLPFLVVQLASRDALARVRPDRAAYARLLPLDGAHSVYAYVLDGARGAPDVHARMFTGRMTEDPATGSATAAMACLLARLRGLEDLDLLVAQGDDMRRPSRLHARARAQDGAWHAHIGGHCVSAFTGTLPLDGEIDQAPLAMA, encoded by the coding sequence ATGCTGCGCCGCTATGTCACCATCGATGTCTTCACCGACCGGCTTTTCGCCGGCAACCCGGTGGCCGTCGTGCTCGATGCGCAGGGCCTGTCGACACGACAGATGCAGGCCCTGGCCGTAGAGTTCGGGTATACCGAGACCACTTTCGTCCTGCCGCCTGCCGATCCCGCGCACACCGCGCAGGTCCGCATCTTCACGCCTGATCGCGAAATTCCGTTTGCCGGCCATCCCAACCTGGGCACGGCTTACGCGCTGGCCGACGACATGACGGCGCGGGGCATCCCGGTGCCGGACGTCTTCACGTTCGAGGAAATCGCCGGCAAGGTGAACATCGAGCTATGGCGGCAAGACGGCCGCGTGGTGGGCGCGGAACTGCGCGCGCCGGAAACGCTGTCGTGCCGCGCGCAGATTCGCGCGGCGCAGGCGGCCGCGTGCCTTTCCTTGAAAGAGTCGGACATCCGCATCGACAGCCATGCACCGCGGGTGGTGTCGGTGGGGCTGCCCTTTCTGGTGGTGCAGCTTGCGTCGCGCGATGCGCTGGCGCGGGTGCGGCCGGACCGCGCGGCGTATGCGCGGCTGCTGCCCCTGGATGGGGCGCATTCCGTCTATGCCTATGTTTTGGACGGGGCGCGCGGCGCACCTGATGTCCATGCCCGCATGTTCACCGGCCGCATGACGGAAGACCCCGCCACCGGCAGCGCCACCGCCGCCATGGCCTGCCTGCTGGCGCGCCTGCGCGGTTTGGAGGATCTGGACCTGCTGGTCGCGCAAGGCGACGACATGCGGCGCCCCAGCCGCCTGCACGCCCGCGCCCGGGCCCAGGACGGCGCCTGGCACGCCCACATAGGCGGCCACTGCGTTTCCGCCTTCACCGGCACCCTGCCGCTGGACGGTGAGATAGACCAGGCCCCGCTGGCGATGGCGTAA